From one Flavobacteriales bacterium genomic stretch:
- a CDS encoding SDR family oxidoreductase: MTKAKERVLITGAAGFLGSHLCDRFLKEGYHVVGMDNLITGRLKNIEHLFKREDFEFYNHDVSKFVHVPGELKYILHFASPASPIDYLKIPIQTLKVSSLGTHNLLGLAKAKGARILVASTSEVYGDPQVHPQTEDYWGHVNPIGPRGVYDEAKRFQEAITMAYHTYHGLETRIVRIFNTYGPRMRLNDGRVLPAFIGQALRGEDLTVFGDGSQTRSFCYVDDLVEGIYRLLLSDYAGPVNVGNPSEITIAQFAEEIIKLTGTTQKVVYKPLPQDDPMQRQPDITLARKLLGWEPKVARAEGLKITYDYFKSLTKEELNEKEHFSFEGYVRK, encoded by the coding sequence ATGACGAAAGCGAAGGAGCGAGTCCTCATCACCGGTGCTGCCGGTTTCCTCGGCTCGCACCTCTGCGACCGCTTCCTGAAGGAGGGCTACCACGTGGTCGGGATGGATAACCTGATCACCGGACGGCTGAAGAACATCGAGCACCTCTTCAAGCGCGAGGACTTCGAATTCTACAACCACGATGTCTCCAAGTTCGTGCATGTGCCTGGTGAGCTGAAGTACATCCTGCACTTCGCTTCACCGGCCTCGCCGATCGATTACCTGAAGATCCCGATCCAGACCTTGAAGGTGAGTTCGCTGGGCACGCACAATCTGCTCGGCCTTGCCAAGGCGAAGGGCGCGCGCATCCTCGTGGCCAGCACCAGCGAGGTGTACGGCGATCCGCAAGTGCATCCGCAGACCGAGGACTATTGGGGCCACGTGAATCCCATCGGTCCGCGCGGCGTGTACGATGAAGCCAAGCGATTCCAAGAGGCCATCACCATGGCCTACCACACCTACCACGGCCTCGAGACGCGCATCGTGCGCATCTTCAACACGTATGGCCCGCGCATGCGGCTGAACGATGGCCGGGTGCTGCCCGCCTTCATCGGCCAGGCCTTACGCGGCGAGGACCTCACCGTATTCGGCGATGGCTCGCAGACGCGCAGCTTCTGCTACGTGGACGATCTGGTGGAAGGCATCTACCGACTGCTCTTGAGCGACTACGCAGGCCCGGTGAATGTGGGCAACCCCAGCGAGATCACCATCGCGCAGTTCGCCGAGGAGATCATCAAACTCACCGGCACCACGCAGAAGGTGGTGTACAAGCCCTTGCCACAGGACGATCCCATGCAGCGACAGCCAGACATCACGCTGGCGAGGAAGCTGCTCGGCTGGGAACCGAAGGTGGCGCGCGCCGAGGGCCTGAAGATCACCTACGACTACTTCAAGTCTTTGACGAAGGAAGAGCTGAACGAAAAGGAGCATTTCAGCTTCGAGGGGTATGTGAGGAAGTAG
- a CDS encoding UDP-glucose/GDP-mannose dehydrogenase family protein: protein MNIAVVGTGYVGLVTGTCFAETGNHVICVDIDANKVQMMKDGKVPIYEPHLDVLFERNIRQGRLHFTTDLASAIKDAQIIFLALPTPPGEDGSADLKYVLGVADDLGKIITDYKVIVDKSTVPVGTSEKVHAALAKHAKADLFDVVSNPEFLREGFAVDDFLKPDRVVVGTSSPRAQKVMEDLYKPFVRQGNPIIFMDERSAELTKYAANAFLATKITFMNEIANFCERVGADVDKVRIGIGTDSRIGKRFLFPGIGYGGSCFPKDVQALAKSGNDAGYEFQIIKAVMEVNEDQKTSIIPKIKKHFGDLTGKHFALWGLAFKPDTDDIREAPALYVIDELVAAGATVTAFDPEAMPNVKKLMGEKMGFAKDEYEALQGADALIIATEWALFRTPDFKRVAELLREKVVFDGRNLYDLDEMQKLGFTYVSVGRQTVNVRAKANA, encoded by the coding sequence ATGAACATCGCAGTAGTAGGAACAGGATACGTAGGCCTTGTGACAGGAACCTGCTTCGCCGAGACCGGCAACCACGTGATCTGCGTGGACATCGACGCGAACAAGGTGCAGATGATGAAGGATGGCAAAGTGCCCATCTACGAGCCGCATCTCGATGTGCTCTTCGAGCGCAACATCCGTCAGGGCCGACTGCATTTCACCACCGACCTGGCCAGCGCCATCAAGGACGCGCAGATCATCTTCCTCGCGTTACCGACGCCGCCCGGCGAAGACGGCAGCGCCGACCTGAAGTACGTACTGGGCGTGGCCGATGACCTGGGCAAGATCATCACCGATTATAAGGTGATCGTGGACAAGAGCACCGTGCCCGTGGGCACTTCAGAGAAGGTGCATGCCGCCCTGGCCAAGCACGCCAAAGCGGACCTGTTCGACGTGGTGAGCAATCCGGAGTTCCTGCGTGAAGGCTTCGCCGTGGATGACTTCCTGAAGCCTGATCGCGTTGTGGTAGGCACCAGCAGTCCTCGTGCGCAGAAAGTGATGGAGGACCTCTACAAGCCCTTCGTGCGACAAGGGAATCCGATCATCTTCATGGATGAGCGCAGCGCGGAATTGACCAAGTACGCCGCCAACGCCTTCCTCGCCACCAAGATCACGTTCATGAACGAGATCGCGAACTTCTGCGAGCGCGTGGGCGCCGACGTGGACAAGGTGCGCATCGGCATCGGCACCGACAGCCGCATCGGCAAGCGCTTCCTCTTCCCCGGCATCGGCTACGGCGGCAGCTGCTTCCCCAAGGACGTGCAGGCGCTGGCCAAGAGCGGCAACGATGCCGGCTATGAGTTCCAGATCATCAAGGCCGTGATGGAGGTGAATGAGGACCAGAAGACCTCGATCATCCCCAAGATCAAGAAGCACTTCGGCGACCTCACCGGCAAGCACTTCGCGCTGTGGGGCCTTGCCTTCAAGCCCGATACCGACGACATCCGCGAGGCACCCGCCTTGTACGTGATCGATGAGCTGGTAGCCGCTGGCGCTACCGTCACCGCATTCGATCCGGAGGCCATGCCCAACGTGAAGAAGCTGATGGGCGAGAAGATGGGCTTCGCGAAGGATGAGTACGAAGCGCTCCAGGGCGCGGACGCGCTGATCATCGCCACGGAGTGGGCCTTGTTCCGCACGCCTGATTTCAAGCGCGTGGCGGAGCTGCTCAGGGAGAAGGTGGTCTTCGACGGTCGCAACCTCTACGACTTGGATGAGATGCAGAAGCTCGGATTCACCTACGTGAGCGTGGGTCGTCAGACCGTGAACGTGCGCGCGAAGGCTAACGCCTGA
- a CDS encoding DegT/DnrJ/EryC1/StrS family aminotransferase codes for MKPIQMVDLVSQYHAIKDEVDAAMIRVMESAIFINGPDVKDLERELSAYLSVKHSIGCANGTDALQIAMMALGLQPGDEVITASFTFVATVEVIGLLGLTPVFADVQPGTFNIDPDDIKRKITPRTKAIVPVHLFGQSADMEPIMAIAQEHGLFVIEDNCQTIGSDYTFSDGTRKKAGTIGHIGTTSFFPSKNLGCYGDGGAIFTNDDELAKRIRRVCNHGSDVRYYHEVVGVNSRLDSMQAAVLRIKLRRLDAYAAARNRAASAYDAAFSSIPGLSIPERSKSSSHVFHQYTLKVAGGKRDALKEHLEKHSVPAMIYYPVPCHLQNAYKTARFAEGSLPVTESITHEVLSLPMSTELDEQQLAHITSSVRSFFN; via the coding sequence ATGAAGCCCATCCAGATGGTGGACCTGGTGAGCCAGTACCACGCCATCAAGGATGAGGTGGATGCAGCCATGATCCGCGTGATGGAGAGCGCGATCTTCATCAATGGTCCTGATGTGAAGGACCTGGAGAGGGAGCTATCCGCCTACCTCAGCGTGAAGCACAGCATCGGCTGCGCCAACGGCACCGATGCCCTGCAGATCGCCATGATGGCGCTGGGCCTGCAGCCCGGTGATGAGGTGATAACGGCCTCCTTCACCTTCGTGGCCACCGTGGAGGTGATCGGCCTGCTGGGACTCACGCCCGTGTTCGCCGATGTGCAACCGGGAACCTTCAACATCGACCCTGACGACATCAAGCGCAAGATCACACCGAGGACGAAGGCCATTGTGCCCGTGCACCTTTTTGGGCAAAGCGCCGACATGGAGCCGATCATGGCCATCGCCCAGGAGCACGGCCTCTTCGTGATCGAGGACAATTGCCAAACGATCGGCAGCGACTACACCTTCTCCGACGGAACGAGGAAGAAGGCCGGCACCATCGGCCACATCGGCACCACCAGCTTCTTCCCCAGCAAGAACCTGGGCTGCTACGGCGATGGCGGGGCCATCTTCACCAACGACGATGAGCTGGCGAAGAGGATCCGACGCGTGTGCAATCATGGCAGCGATGTGCGCTACTACCACGAAGTGGTGGGCGTGAACAGCCGCTTGGACAGCATGCAGGCCGCCGTCTTGAGGATCAAGCTGCGTCGGCTGGATGCCTATGCAGCGGCGCGCAACCGCGCGGCCTCCGCATACGATGCAGCGTTCTCGAGCATCCCCGGACTCAGCATCCCCGAGCGGAGCAAGAGCAGTTCCCATGTGTTCCACCAATACACGCTGAAGGTGGCTGGTGGTAAGCGGGACGCGCTGAAGGAACACCTCGAGAAGCACAGCGTGCCGGCCATGATCTACTACCCTGTACCCTGCCACCTGCAGAACGCGTACAAGACCGCCCGCTTCGCGGAAGGATCATTGCCCGTGACCGAATCCATCACCCACGAAGTGCTCTCACTGCCTATGAGCACCGAGCTCGACGAGCAGCAACTGGCGCACATCACTTCCTCCGTAAGGAGCTTCTTCAACTAA
- a CDS encoding 3-deoxy-D-manno-octulosonic acid transferase: MATLLRLGAVLYHLAIRAAAPFSPKAKAWVTGRKGLWDRLSEKRDALQGCIWMHCASVGEFEQGLPVLEALRRERPGAPVLITFFSPSGYEARKDLPWATLVEYLPADGRQNAERFIASVKPSVVLWVKYEFWPSWLKGLQARSIPAFLISGIFRPEQAFFRWYGGAQRSMLRCFTRLFVQDDRSRALLDRIGIGNVTVSGDTRFDRVDAIAREGARLPIGQAYHRAMDAPVLIAGSTWPADEAMIADALRAMPKAPRLLIVPHEPSPSALDSIEQRMQPPVVRWSELDSLLHGASADLPLTAPPDEDPLFARTLLVDRMGILARLYQHADIAYVGGGFGDGIHSILEAAAWGRPVIFGPRHRKFTEARGLIDAGGGFEVRDAGGLRELLEGLLRDRNAREAASLAALGYVRERVGATARILAGINAQPR; the protein is encoded by the coding sequence ATGGCCACGCTCCTCCGCCTCGGCGCCGTGCTCTACCATCTCGCGATCCGCGCGGCGGCGCCCTTCTCGCCGAAGGCGAAGGCTTGGGTCACTGGCCGCAAGGGCCTCTGGGACCGCCTTTCTGAGAAGCGCGATGCCCTGCAGGGCTGCATCTGGATGCACTGCGCCAGCGTGGGCGAATTCGAGCAGGGCCTGCCGGTGCTGGAGGCCTTGAGGCGCGAACGGCCCGGCGCACCTGTGCTGATCACCTTTTTCAGCCCGAGCGGCTATGAGGCCCGGAAGGATCTGCCATGGGCCACGCTTGTGGAATACCTCCCGGCGGATGGCCGCCAGAATGCGGAACGGTTCATCGCATCGGTGAAGCCGAGCGTGGTGCTCTGGGTGAAGTACGAGTTCTGGCCAAGCTGGCTCAAGGGCTTGCAGGCAAGATCGATCCCCGCTTTTTTGATCTCCGGGATCTTCCGGCCTGAGCAGGCCTTCTTCCGTTGGTACGGCGGAGCGCAGCGCAGCATGCTGCGCTGCTTCACCCGCCTATTCGTACAGGATGATCGCTCGCGGGCCTTGCTCGACCGCATTGGGATCGGCAACGTCACCGTCAGCGGTGATACGCGCTTCGATCGGGTGGATGCGATCGCGCGCGAGGGCGCCCGGCTGCCCATTGGGCAAGCCTACCACCGCGCCATGGATGCGCCGGTGCTGATCGCCGGCAGCACCTGGCCGGCCGATGAGGCAATGATCGCCGATGCGCTGCGCGCCATGCCCAAGGCACCGCGGCTGCTGATCGTGCCGCATGAGCCCTCGCCTTCGGCCTTGGACAGCATTGAGCAGCGCATGCAGCCACCCGTGGTGCGATGGAGCGAGCTGGATTCGCTGCTCCATGGTGCTTCGGCGGATCTTCCGCTCACCGCGCCACCGGATGAGGACCCGCTCTTCGCGCGCACGCTGCTGGTCGATCGCATGGGGATCCTGGCACGTCTGTACCAGCATGCCGACATCGCTTATGTGGGCGGCGGCTTCGGCGATGGCATCCACAGCATCCTCGAGGCTGCGGCTTGGGGGAGGCCGGTGATCTTCGGGCCCAGGCACCGCAAATTCACCGAGGCGCGCGGATTGATCGATGCGGGCGGCGGCTTCGAGGTGCGCGACGCGGGTGGATTGCGCGAGCTGCTGGAAGGCCTGCTGCGCGATCGCAACGCCCGCGAGGCCGCATCGCTCGCGGCGCTCGGTTACGTTCGCGAGCGCGTGGGCGCGACAGCGCGCATCCTGGCGGGCATCAATGCGCAGCCGCGCTGA
- a CDS encoding nucleotide pyrophosphohydrolase encodes MESEARVSELRSKPPVRWLAAEVDAWIAAHGVRYFSPLTNMAMLAEEVGEVARIMARRYGEQSEKESDQGKDLGEELADVLFVVLCLANQTGTDLQAAWERRMQAKAERDAGRHGSNPKLR; translated from the coding sequence ATGGAAAGCGAAGCTAGGGTTTCCGAGTTAAGAAGCAAGCCCCCTGTAAGATGGCTGGCGGCTGAGGTGGATGCTTGGATCGCTGCCCACGGGGTGCGCTACTTCAGCCCGCTTACCAACATGGCCATGCTCGCCGAAGAGGTGGGGGAGGTGGCCCGCATCATGGCCCGCCGGTACGGTGAGCAAAGCGAGAAGGAGAGCGACCAGGGCAAGGACCTCGGGGAGGAGCTGGCCGATGTGCTCTTCGTGGTGCTCTGTTTGGCCAATCAGACGGGAACGGACCTGCAAGCAGCCTGGGAGCGGCGCATGCAGGCAAAGGCCGAACGAGATGCCGGGCGCCACGGATCCAATCCGAAGCTCCGCTGA
- a CDS encoding D-tyrosyl-tRNA(Tyr) deacylase, whose amino-acid sequence MRAVIQRVSGASVRIDGREHARIAAGLLVLLGIEAGDSEADLEWLCGKVIRMRLFPDADGVMNFDITQAHGELLVVSQFTLHASTAKGNRPSYIRAARPDEAMSLYLRAKQRLAEMLGRRVQSGEFGAMMEVGLMNDGPVTIIIDSRLKE is encoded by the coding sequence ATGCGCGCCGTGATCCAACGCGTGAGCGGCGCGAGCGTGCGCATCGATGGGCGCGAGCATGCCCGGATCGCCGCAGGCTTGCTCGTGCTGCTCGGGATCGAGGCCGGCGATTCAGAGGCGGACCTGGAATGGCTGTGCGGCAAGGTCATCCGGATGCGGCTCTTCCCGGATGCCGATGGCGTAATGAACTTCGACATCACCCAGGCGCACGGCGAGTTGCTCGTGGTGAGCCAGTTCACCCTGCACGCCAGCACGGCCAAAGGCAATCGGCCGAGCTACATCCGTGCGGCGCGGCCTGATGAAGCAATGTCGCTGTACCTGCGTGCCAAACAGCGCCTGGCTGAAATGCTGGGCCGACGCGTGCAGAGCGGTGAGTTCGGCGCCATGATGGAAGTGGGCCTCATGAATGACGGGCCGGTGACCATCATCATCGATAGCAGGTTGAAGGAATAG